One genomic window of Lytechinus variegatus isolate NC3 chromosome 1, Lvar_3.0, whole genome shotgun sequence includes the following:
- the LOC121425122 gene encoding protein Wnt-10b-like isoform X1, whose amino-acid sequence MNQGTVVFLVFLPLTLTSRPYDISSNEISSFNDPDFSDIRNAQTLCRTFPGMNRKQMQLCRRMPDVTAAAIQGIDMAVHECQHQMKNRRWNCSSLEMRHGNPFAHALMSKAGLKETAFAHSLVSAGVLYQVTRSCSAGKLPYCGCDTRFVGSGEGFEWGGCSHDIKFGEGFAIDFLDSSEKSGRDAQARMNLHNKRAGRLAVSHYAEKRCKCHGMSGSCQLKTCWMQTPHFREVGSRLMEKFADALEIRARNTNSGSVELVTRARSQVSSHRKRRRFPPQEELVFLEKSPDFCVANPRLGSPGTRERYCNRTSTGIDGCDSLCCGRGYNIRLERRTEWCNCTFHWCCYVRCQQCHSSQWVNQCK is encoded by the exons ATGAATCAAGGGACTGTGGTTTTTCTGGTCTTCTTGCCGCTAACTTTAACGAG TCGTCCATACGACATCAGCTCGAATGAGATCTCATCTTTCAACGACCCCGACTTTAGTGACATCCGCAACGCCCAGACTCTCTGCCGGACCTTCCCGGGAATGAACCGGAAGCAGATGCAATTATGTCGACGAATGCCCGACGTCACAGCCGCCGCCATCCAGGGAATCGACATGGCCGTTCATGAGTGCCAGCACCAGATGAAGAATAGACGGTGGAATTGCTCGAGCTTGGAGATGAGACATGGTAACCCGTTTGCGCATGCCCTTATGTCAAAAG CAGGTCTAAAGGAGACGGCTTTTGCCCACTCCCTTGTATCCGCCGGTGTCCTGTACCAAGTGACGAGATCGTGTAGCGCCGGTAAGCTTCCATACTGTGGATGTGATACTCGGTTTGTAGGTAGCGGTGAGGGTTTCGAGTGGGGTGGATGTAGTCACGACATCAAGTTCGGCGAGGGGTTCGCTATCGACTTCTTGGACAGCAGTGAGAAATCGGGCCGCGATGCACAAGCGAGGATGAATCTACATAATAAACGAGCCGGAAGACTG GCGGTTTCCCACTATGCTGAAAAGAGATGTAAATGTCACGGCATGTCAGGAAGCTGTCAACTGAAGACGTGTTGGATGCAGACTCCTCACTTCAGGGAGGTCGGTAGCCGTCTCATGGAGAAGTTTGCAGACGCCCTCGAGATTCGCGCGCGAAACACTAACAGTGGAAGCGTAGAATTGGTAACACGGGCCAGATCTCAGGTCTCCTCCCATCGCAAAAGGCGCCGATTCCCGCCTCAAGAAGAGCTGGTATTCCTGGAGAAGTCACCCGATTTCTGCGTTGCGAACCCCAGGCTGGGCAGTCCCGGCACGAGAGAACGCTATTGCAATCGCACAAGCACGGGCATTGACGGCTGTGATAGCTTGTGCTGTGGGAGGGGCTACAATATTCGGTTGGAGAGAAGGACAGAGTGGTGCAATTGCACGTTTCATTGGTGCTGCTATGTCAGGTGCCAGCAATGTCACAGCTCACAATGGGTTAACCAGTGCAAGTAG
- the LOC121425122 gene encoding protein Wnt-10b-like isoform X2 yields the protein MNQGTVVFLVFLPLTLTSRPYDISSNEISSFNDPDFSDIRNAQTLCRTFPGMNRKQMQLCRRMPDVTAAAIQGIDMAVHECQHQMKNRRWNCSSLEMRHGNPFAHALMSKGLKETAFAHSLVSAGVLYQVTRSCSAGKLPYCGCDTRFVGSGEGFEWGGCSHDIKFGEGFAIDFLDSSEKSGRDAQARMNLHNKRAGRLAVSHYAEKRCKCHGMSGSCQLKTCWMQTPHFREVGSRLMEKFADALEIRARNTNSGSVELVTRARSQVSSHRKRRRFPPQEELVFLEKSPDFCVANPRLGSPGTRERYCNRTSTGIDGCDSLCCGRGYNIRLERRTEWCNCTFHWCCYVRCQQCHSSQWVNQCK from the exons ATGAATCAAGGGACTGTGGTTTTTCTGGTCTTCTTGCCGCTAACTTTAACGAG TCGTCCATACGACATCAGCTCGAATGAGATCTCATCTTTCAACGACCCCGACTTTAGTGACATCCGCAACGCCCAGACTCTCTGCCGGACCTTCCCGGGAATGAACCGGAAGCAGATGCAATTATGTCGACGAATGCCCGACGTCACAGCCGCCGCCATCCAGGGAATCGACATGGCCGTTCATGAGTGCCAGCACCAGATGAAGAATAGACGGTGGAATTGCTCGAGCTTGGAGATGAGACATGGTAACCCGTTTGCGCATGCCCTTATGTCAAAAG GTCTAAAGGAGACGGCTTTTGCCCACTCCCTTGTATCCGCCGGTGTCCTGTACCAAGTGACGAGATCGTGTAGCGCCGGTAAGCTTCCATACTGTGGATGTGATACTCGGTTTGTAGGTAGCGGTGAGGGTTTCGAGTGGGGTGGATGTAGTCACGACATCAAGTTCGGCGAGGGGTTCGCTATCGACTTCTTGGACAGCAGTGAGAAATCGGGCCGCGATGCACAAGCGAGGATGAATCTACATAATAAACGAGCCGGAAGACTG GCGGTTTCCCACTATGCTGAAAAGAGATGTAAATGTCACGGCATGTCAGGAAGCTGTCAACTGAAGACGTGTTGGATGCAGACTCCTCACTTCAGGGAGGTCGGTAGCCGTCTCATGGAGAAGTTTGCAGACGCCCTCGAGATTCGCGCGCGAAACACTAACAGTGGAAGCGTAGAATTGGTAACACGGGCCAGATCTCAGGTCTCCTCCCATCGCAAAAGGCGCCGATTCCCGCCTCAAGAAGAGCTGGTATTCCTGGAGAAGTCACCCGATTTCTGCGTTGCGAACCCCAGGCTGGGCAGTCCCGGCACGAGAGAACGCTATTGCAATCGCACAAGCACGGGCATTGACGGCTGTGATAGCTTGTGCTGTGGGAGGGGCTACAATATTCGGTTGGAGAGAAGGACAGAGTGGTGCAATTGCACGTTTCATTGGTGCTGCTATGTCAGGTGCCAGCAATGTCACAGCTCACAATGGGTTAACCAGTGCAAGTAG